The following are encoded together in the Sparus aurata chromosome 1, fSpaAur1.1, whole genome shotgun sequence genome:
- the LOC115587181 gene encoding B-cell receptor CD22-like isoform X2 → MSLTAAASGFVVFLLSVQVIQGQNDWGVTYSSTEICALKGSTVEINCTYTYPSRIDGRDTMVEETFWFTTLQGNMPVDLRTHSGYAGRVEYSCSEKSCTLRITDLRESDSAEYKFRFITDQEGGRYIGSPGVTLRVTGFQVQRGNSKSRKTQLNCHSSCRLPRQTSYIWYENGRRIWSKRSSYLDTFYSTYSYSCAVEGHEDVLAPPVCGHGYSCTGVKYTNRSICAFKGSSVDISCIYRNYQTIRSKFWFSPERFHQWQSPSQPEDLSEDSQFAGRVQVLESERGRSTLRITDLTESDSAQYHFKFTTTRSDWRSSLPGTTLTVTAPDLKVQVILSPAGPQLICYSSCLTDRSPFIWYQNDKKVEKETSPSYAGYVDPADSYSCGYEGHRSVPVYAPKLPSVLISPTGDIMRGSSVTLTCSSDANPAAKYTWYKKNGDPDLHPLSKEPQLVFSSIQSSDSGEYYCTADNKLARTSKSVIVDVKYAPRLPSVSVSPSAEIVEGSSVTLTCSSDANPAANYTWYKEKQELLRGQTGIYHFSSISSEDRGNYSCKSENQYGEINSSFVSIDVQYAPRLPSVSVSPSAEIVEGSSVNLTCSSDANPAANYTWYKENEDSPKASGQIFTITDFRAEHSGNYYCEAQNRRGRHNSTLQLIVVAGAGKSAAIGTITVILLLIVPIAVYIWNRRKTSLTQQSSGGKRPDNGGQVNLSDVYGNVSGDAQRQPAEQEDELHYTSIRLSVNQEEALYCNFRPAQLRQTEEEEEEDGVDYTIVKTD, encoded by the exons ATGagtttaacagcagcagcaagtggatttgttgtcttcctcctctctgtacaAG tgatacagggtcagaatgactggggagtgacttacagctctactgagatctgtgccttaaaaggatcaacagtggagaTAAACtgcacctacacatacccaTCCAGAATAGATGGCCGTGATACCATGGTTGAAGAAACATTCTGGTTTACTACATTGCAGGGAAACATGCCTGTGGATCTGAGAACACACTCTGGGTATGCAGGTCGTGTTgagtacagttgttctgagaagagttgcactctgagaatcacagacctgagagagagcgactcagctgagtacaagttcagatTCATTACGGACCAAGAAGGTGGGAGATATATTGGTTCACCTGGCGTCACTTTGAGGGTGACAG GTTTCCAGGTGCAGAGGGGCAACTCAAAATCACGTAAAACACAACTAAActgtcacagcagttgtcgtTTACCTCGTCAAACTTCCTACATCTGGTACGAGAATGGACGGAGAATTTGGTCAAAAAGATCTTCATATTTAGACACCTTTTATTCTACATACAGTTATTCTTGTGCTGTAGAAGGACATGAGGATGTCCTGgctcctccagtgt gtgGCCATGGTTATTCTTGCACCGGTGTGAAGTACACTAacagaagcatctgtgcctTCAAAGGAtcatcagtggacatttcttgcaTTTACAGAAATTATCAAACTATCAGATCTAAATTCTGGTTCAGTCCTGAACGTTTtcatcagtggcagagtccttcacagcctgaggaccttagtgaagactcccagtttgcaggtcgtgttcaggtccttgaatcagagagaggacgctccactctgagaatcactgacctgacagagagtgattcagctcagtatcacttTAAATTCACAACAACAAGGTCTGATTGGAGGAGTAGTTTACCTGgtacaactctgactgtcacag CTCcagatttaaaggtgcaggtgATCTTGTCTCCCGCTGGTCCACAGCTGATTTGTTACAGCAGCTGTCTCACTGATCGTTCTCCCTTCATTTGGTACCAGAACGATAAGAAAGTTGAAAAAGAAACATCTCCTTCTTATGCTGGATATGTCGATCCTGCAGACAGTTACTCCTGTGGCTATGAGGGTCACCGCTCTGTTCCAGTCT atgctccaaagcttccctctgtgttgATCAGTCCAACGGGGGACATTATGaggggcagttcagtgactctgacctgtagcagtgatgctaacccagcagctaaatacacctggtacaagaagaatggagatccagaccttcatcctctcagtaaagaaccacagcttgtcttcagctccatccagtcctctgactctggagagtattactgcaCAGCTGACAACAAGCTGGCGAGGACGTCCAAATCTGTCATTGTCGATGTAAAAT atgctccaagacttccctctgtgtcagtgagtccctctgctgagatagtggagggcagttcagtgactctgacctgtagcagtgatgctaacccagcagctaattacacctggtacaaggagaaacAAGAACTGCTTCGAGGACAGACAGGCATCTatcatttctcctccatcagctctgaggacagagggaacTATTCCTGCAAGTCTGAGAACCAGTATGGAGAGATCAACTCTTCATTTGTCTCTATAGATGTCCAGT ATGCTCcaagacttccctctgtgtcagtgagtccctctgctgagatagtggagggcagttcagtgaatctgacctgtagcagtgatgctaacccagcagctaattacacctggtacaaggagaatgaagactcaccaaaagcatcaggacagatcttcaccatcactgacttcagagctgaacacagtgggaattattactgtgaagcccagaacagaagaggacGTCATAACTCCACCTTACAGCTGATTGTCGTAGCAG GTGCTGGGAAATCAGCAGCTATAGGAACGATCACTGTCATCCTCCTGCTAATCGTTCCTATTGCTGTCTACATATGGAACAG AAGAAAAACGTCCTTAACTCAGCAATCGAGTGGTGGGAAGAGACCCGACAACGGAGGACAG GTAAACCTGAGTGACGTGTATGGCAACGTGTCAGGTGATGCACAGAGACAACCAGCAGAGCAGGAGGATGAACTTCACTACACAAGCATCCGCCTCTCTGTGAACCAGGAAGAAGCTCTCTACTGCAACTTCAGACCGGCTCAGCTCCGACaaactgaggaagaggaagaggaggacggtGTTGACTACACTATTGTCAAAACTGACTAA
- the LOC115587181 gene encoding B-cell receptor CD22-like isoform X1 codes for MSGAALSLRAAASGFVVFLLTVSVIQGQNDWGVTYSSTEICALKGSTVEINCTYTYPSRIDGRDTMVEETFWFTTLQGNMPVDLRTHSGYAGRVEYSCSEKSCTLRITDLRESDSAEYKFRFITDQEGGRYIGSPGVTLRVTGFQVQRGNSKSRKTQLNCHSSCRLPRQTSYIWYENGRRIWSKRSSYLDTFYSTYSYSCAVEGHEDVLAPPVCGHGYSCTGVKYTNRSICAFKGSSVDISCIYRNYQTIRSKFWFSPERFHQWQSPSQPEDLSEDSQFAGRVQVLESERGRSTLRITDLTESDSAQYHFKFTTTRSDWRSSLPGTTLTVTAPDLKVQVILSPAGPQLICYSSCLTDRSPFIWYQNDKKVEKETSPSYAGYVDPADSYSCGYEGHRSVPVYAPKLPSVLISPTGDIMRGSSVTLTCSSDANPAAKYTWYKKNGDPDLHPLSKEPQLVFSSIQSSDSGEYYCTADNKLARTSKSVIVDVKYAPRLPSVSVSPSAEIVEGSSVTLTCSSDANPAANYTWYKEKQELLRGQTGIYHFSSISSEDRGNYSCKSENQYGEINSSFVSIDVQYAPRLPSVSVSPSAEIVEGSSVNLTCSSDANPAANYTWYKENEDSPKASGQIFTITDFRAEHSGNYYCEAQNRRGRHNSTLQLIVVAGAGKSAAIGTITVILLLIVPIAVYIWNRRKTSLTQQSSGGKRPDNGGQVNLSDVYGNVSGDAQRQPAEQEDELHYTSIRLSVNQEEALYCNFRPAQLRQTEEEEEEDGVDYTIVKTD; via the exons ATGAGCGGAGCAGCTTTGAGTTTAAGAGCAGCAGCGAGTGGGTTTGTTGTCTTCCTTCTCACAGTGTCAG tgatacagggtcagaatgactggggagtgacttacagctctactgagatctgtgccttaaaaggatcaacagtggagaTAAACtgcacctacacatacccaTCCAGAATAGATGGCCGTGATACCATGGTTGAAGAAACATTCTGGTTTACTACATTGCAGGGAAACATGCCTGTGGATCTGAGAACACACTCTGGGTATGCAGGTCGTGTTgagtacagttgttctgagaagagttgcactctgagaatcacagacctgagagagagcgactcagctgagtacaagttcagatTCATTACGGACCAAGAAGGTGGGAGATATATTGGTTCACCTGGCGTCACTTTGAGGGTGACAG GTTTCCAGGTGCAGAGGGGCAACTCAAAATCACGTAAAACACAACTAAActgtcacagcagttgtcgtTTACCTCGTCAAACTTCCTACATCTGGTACGAGAATGGACGGAGAATTTGGTCAAAAAGATCTTCATATTTAGACACCTTTTATTCTACATACAGTTATTCTTGTGCTGTAGAAGGACATGAGGATGTCCTGgctcctccagtgt gtgGCCATGGTTATTCTTGCACCGGTGTGAAGTACACTAacagaagcatctgtgcctTCAAAGGAtcatcagtggacatttcttgcaTTTACAGAAATTATCAAACTATCAGATCTAAATTCTGGTTCAGTCCTGAACGTTTtcatcagtggcagagtccttcacagcctgaggaccttagtgaagactcccagtttgcaggtcgtgttcaggtccttgaatcagagagaggacgctccactctgagaatcactgacctgacagagagtgattcagctcagtatcacttTAAATTCACAACAACAAGGTCTGATTGGAGGAGTAGTTTACCTGgtacaactctgactgtcacag CTCcagatttaaaggtgcaggtgATCTTGTCTCCCGCTGGTCCACAGCTGATTTGTTACAGCAGCTGTCTCACTGATCGTTCTCCCTTCATTTGGTACCAGAACGATAAGAAAGTTGAAAAAGAAACATCTCCTTCTTATGCTGGATATGTCGATCCTGCAGACAGTTACTCCTGTGGCTATGAGGGTCACCGCTCTGTTCCAGTCT atgctccaaagcttccctctgtgttgATCAGTCCAACGGGGGACATTATGaggggcagttcagtgactctgacctgtagcagtgatgctaacccagcagctaaatacacctggtacaagaagaatggagatccagaccttcatcctctcagtaaagaaccacagcttgtcttcagctccatccagtcctctgactctggagagtattactgcaCAGCTGACAACAAGCTGGCGAGGACGTCCAAATCTGTCATTGTCGATGTAAAAT atgctccaagacttccctctgtgtcagtgagtccctctgctgagatagtggagggcagttcagtgactctgacctgtagcagtgatgctaacccagcagctaattacacctggtacaaggagaaacAAGAACTGCTTCGAGGACAGACAGGCATCTatcatttctcctccatcagctctgaggacagagggaacTATTCCTGCAAGTCTGAGAACCAGTATGGAGAGATCAACTCTTCATTTGTCTCTATAGATGTCCAGT ATGCTCcaagacttccctctgtgtcagtgagtccctctgctgagatagtggagggcagttcagtgaatctgacctgtagcagtgatgctaacccagcagctaattacacctggtacaaggagaatgaagactcaccaaaagcatcaggacagatcttcaccatcactgacttcagagctgaacacagtgggaattattactgtgaagcccagaacagaagaggacGTCATAACTCCACCTTACAGCTGATTGTCGTAGCAG GTGCTGGGAAATCAGCAGCTATAGGAACGATCACTGTCATCCTCCTGCTAATCGTTCCTATTGCTGTCTACATATGGAACAG AAGAAAAACGTCCTTAACTCAGCAATCGAGTGGTGGGAAGAGACCCGACAACGGAGGACAG GTAAACCTGAGTGACGTGTATGGCAACGTGTCAGGTGATGCACAGAGACAACCAGCAGAGCAGGAGGATGAACTTCACTACACAAGCATCCGCCTCTCTGTGAACCAGGAAGAAGCTCTCTACTGCAACTTCAGACCGGCTCAGCTCCGACaaactgaggaagaggaagaggaggacggtGTTGACTACACTATTGTCAAAACTGACTAA
- the LOC115587181 gene encoding B-cell receptor CD22-like isoform X3: protein MVEETFWFTTLQGNMPVDLRTHSGYAGRVEYSCSEKSCTLRITDLRESDSAEYKFRFITDQEGGRYIGSPGVTLRVTGFQVQRGNSKSRKTQLNCHSSCRLPRQTSYIWYENGRRIWSKRSSYLDTFYSTYSYSCAVEGHEDVLAPPVCGHGYSCTGVKYTNRSICAFKGSSVDISCIYRNYQTIRSKFWFSPERFHQWQSPSQPEDLSEDSQFAGRVQVLESERGRSTLRITDLTESDSAQYHFKFTTTRSDWRSSLPGTTLTVTAPDLKVQVILSPAGPQLICYSSCLTDRSPFIWYQNDKKVEKETSPSYAGYVDPADSYSCGYEGHRSVPVYAPKLPSVLISPTGDIMRGSSVTLTCSSDANPAAKYTWYKKNGDPDLHPLSKEPQLVFSSIQSSDSGEYYCTADNKLARTSKSVIVDVKYAPRLPSVSVSPSAEIVEGSSVTLTCSSDANPAANYTWYKEKQELLRGQTGIYHFSSISSEDRGNYSCKSENQYGEINSSFVSIDVQYAPRLPSVSVSPSAEIVEGSSVNLTCSSDANPAANYTWYKENEDSPKASGQIFTITDFRAEHSGNYYCEAQNRRGRHNSTLQLIVVAGAGKSAAIGTITVILLLIVPIAVYIWNRRKTSLTQQSSGGKRPDNGGQVNLSDVYGNVSGDAQRQPAEQEDELHYTSIRLSVNQEEALYCNFRPAQLRQTEEEEEEDGVDYTIVKTD, encoded by the exons ATGGTTGAAGAAACATTCTGGTTTACTACATTGCAGGGAAACATGCCTGTGGATCTGAGAACACACTCTGGGTATGCAGGTCGTGTTgagtacagttgttctgagaagagttgcactctgagaatcacagacctgagagagagcgactcagctgagtacaagttcagatTCATTACGGACCAAGAAGGTGGGAGATATATTGGTTCACCTGGCGTCACTTTGAGGGTGACAG GTTTCCAGGTGCAGAGGGGCAACTCAAAATCACGTAAAACACAACTAAActgtcacagcagttgtcgtTTACCTCGTCAAACTTCCTACATCTGGTACGAGAATGGACGGAGAATTTGGTCAAAAAGATCTTCATATTTAGACACCTTTTATTCTACATACAGTTATTCTTGTGCTGTAGAAGGACATGAGGATGTCCTGgctcctccagtgt gtgGCCATGGTTATTCTTGCACCGGTGTGAAGTACACTAacagaagcatctgtgcctTCAAAGGAtcatcagtggacatttcttgcaTTTACAGAAATTATCAAACTATCAGATCTAAATTCTGGTTCAGTCCTGAACGTTTtcatcagtggcagagtccttcacagcctgaggaccttagtgaagactcccagtttgcaggtcgtgttcaggtccttgaatcagagagaggacgctccactctgagaatcactgacctgacagagagtgattcagctcagtatcacttTAAATTCACAACAACAAGGTCTGATTGGAGGAGTAGTTTACCTGgtacaactctgactgtcacag CTCcagatttaaaggtgcaggtgATCTTGTCTCCCGCTGGTCCACAGCTGATTTGTTACAGCAGCTGTCTCACTGATCGTTCTCCCTTCATTTGGTACCAGAACGATAAGAAAGTTGAAAAAGAAACATCTCCTTCTTATGCTGGATATGTCGATCCTGCAGACAGTTACTCCTGTGGCTATGAGGGTCACCGCTCTGTTCCAGTCT atgctccaaagcttccctctgtgttgATCAGTCCAACGGGGGACATTATGaggggcagttcagtgactctgacctgtagcagtgatgctaacccagcagctaaatacacctggtacaagaagaatggagatccagaccttcatcctctcagtaaagaaccacagcttgtcttcagctccatccagtcctctgactctggagagtattactgcaCAGCTGACAACAAGCTGGCGAGGACGTCCAAATCTGTCATTGTCGATGTAAAAT atgctccaagacttccctctgtgtcagtgagtccctctgctgagatagtggagggcagttcagtgactctgacctgtagcagtgatgctaacccagcagctaattacacctggtacaaggagaaacAAGAACTGCTTCGAGGACAGACAGGCATCTatcatttctcctccatcagctctgaggacagagggaacTATTCCTGCAAGTCTGAGAACCAGTATGGAGAGATCAACTCTTCATTTGTCTCTATAGATGTCCAGT ATGCTCcaagacttccctctgtgtcagtgagtccctctgctgagatagtggagggcagttcagtgaatctgacctgtagcagtgatgctaacccagcagctaattacacctggtacaaggagaatgaagactcaccaaaagcatcaggacagatcttcaccatcactgacttcagagctgaacacagtgggaattattactgtgaagcccagaacagaagaggacGTCATAACTCCACCTTACAGCTGATTGTCGTAGCAG GTGCTGGGAAATCAGCAGCTATAGGAACGATCACTGTCATCCTCCTGCTAATCGTTCCTATTGCTGTCTACATATGGAACAG AAGAAAAACGTCCTTAACTCAGCAATCGAGTGGTGGGAAGAGACCCGACAACGGAGGACAG GTAAACCTGAGTGACGTGTATGGCAACGTGTCAGGTGATGCACAGAGACAACCAGCAGAGCAGGAGGATGAACTTCACTACACAAGCATCCGCCTCTCTGTGAACCAGGAAGAAGCTCTCTACTGCAACTTCAGACCGGCTCAGCTCCGACaaactgaggaagaggaagaggaggacggtGTTGACTACACTATTGTCAAAACTGACTAA